The segment CTGGACACCGTGCCGCTGCAGGTGCAGATCGAGACCCGCATTCTCGAGGTGAATCTGTCGGGCGACTTCAAATTCGGCGTGCAGTGGTACCTGCAGGGGCTGGCCGGCGGCACCCAGAACGCTGACGGCAGCTTCACTCCCGGCAACCCGAACAACCCGCGCCAGGGTGCGCTGGGCATCGGCGGCAACGCCTACGTGCCCAGCAATGGCGTCACTGGCGATGCGCTGTTCTATTCCTTCGTCAACTCCAACCTGCAGGTGGCGCTACACGCGATGGAGACCAGCGGCAACACCAAGACGCTGTCGGCACCGTCGATGGTGGTGCTGAACAACCAGGTGGCGCACATCCAGGTGGGCAACCGCGTACCGATCAACAGCACCAGCATTTCTCTCAATACCGGCACGAGCACGCCTTACAGCGAGACGCAGTATCTGGATACCGGCGTGATCCTCAACGTGCAGCCGCGGGTCAATCCCGGCGGGCTGGTCTACCTCAACATCGGCCAGCAGGTCAGCCAGGTCGACCGCACCGCCCAGCTGGTCAATGGCAACCCGACCATCTCGCAGCGCGAGCTGGCCACCCAGGTCGCGGTGCAGAGCGGGCAGACCGTGCTGCTCGGCGGCCTGATCCAGCAGGACGAGGGCACCTCCGACGGCGGCGTGCCCGGCCTGAACCGCGTGCCCGTCCTCGGCCGGCTGTTCGGTACCACCAGCCGCACGCACAGCCGCACCGAGCTGATCGTGCTGATCACGCCGCGGGTGATCACCAGCAGCGACGACGCCCGCCAGATCACCGAGGAATACCAGCGCAAGTTCGAGTCGCTGGCGCCGCTGCGGGCGAAGGAGGCGGCCGTGCCGACGGCCGCCAGCGCCCCGTCTTCGTCGGCCGCACCGGCCGGTGACGCAGCCCCCACGCCCGAGCAGCTGCAGCAGCAGGCCGAGACCGCGCTGGCACAGACCGACTACGTGGGCGCCCAGGCGCTGGCACTGCGCTCGTGGCGGCAGGGCACGCGCCACGGCGACCTGTGTGTGCAGAACTGGCGGGTGATCGGCGAGGCGCGGGCGCGACTGAAGGACACGGCGGGTGCCCAGACCGCCGACAAATGGATGCAGCAGTGCGTGGCGGCTGAGCCGCGTTAGCTGTCGGGCGCGTCGGGATTCGCGCCGGCGGGGCGTGTCGCGCCCGCTCCGCCGTTACCATGGGCGCGGATGACCGCCACGCCTGCCGACTTCCCGATCACCCCGCTGCTGCCGGACATCCGCGCCTCGCTCGCCGCGCATCCGCGGCTGGTGCTGGAGGCGCCTCCCGGTGCCGGCAAGACCACCCAGGTGCCGCTGGCCCTGCTCGACGCACCTTGGCTGGAACGGCGGAAGATCCTCATGCTGGAACCGCGCCGCATCGCCGCCCGCGCGGCCGCGCAGTTCATGGCGCAGCAGCTCGGCGAGCCGGTCGGACAGACGGTCGGTTACTCGATCCGCTTCGAGTCGCGCACCAGCGTGGCAACGCGGATCGAGGTAGTCACCGAGGGCATCCTGACCCGGCTGATCCAGGACGATCCCGAGCTCACCGGCATCGGCGCAATCCTGTTCGACGAATTCCACGAGCGGCACCTCGCCGGCGACCTCGGCGCGGCGCTGGCGCTGGACGTGCAGGGCACGCTGCGGCCCGATCTGCGCCTGCTGGTGATGTCGGCCACGCTGGACGGCGAACGCGTCGCGCAGTGGCTGGATGCACCGCGGATCAGCAGCCCCGGGCGCAGCTTCCCGGTGCGTATCGAGCACCCGCCGGCGCGCGCGCAGGAGACGCTGGAGCAGCACCTGGCGCGCACCGTGCGCCAGGCGCTGGCGGAGAACGACGGCGACGTGCTGGTGTTCCTGCCCGGCCGACGCGAGATCGCCCGTGCGCAGACCGTCCTCGGCAACACGCTGGACGAGGCGATCGAGCTCGTGCCGCTGCACGGCGAGCTGTCGCTGGCCGAGCAGCAGCTCGCGCTCGGCACCGGCGAGCCGGGCACGCGGCGGGTGGTGCTGGCCACCAACGTGGCCGAGTCCAGCGTGACCCTGCCGGGGATCCGCGCGGTGGTCGACAGCGGGCTGGCGCGCGAGCCGCGTTTCGATCCGAACTCCGGCTTCACTCGGCTGGAGACGGTGACAATCTCCCAGGCCTCGGCCGACCAGCGCGCCGGCCGCGCCGGCCGCGTCGCCGAAGGCACGGCGTACCGGCTGTGGCCGCAGAGCAGGCGGCTGGAGCCCTCGCGTACCGCCGAGATCGCCCAGGCCGAGCTGTCCGCGCTGGCGCTGGAACTGGCCGCCTGGGGCATCACCGCGGGCAGCGGCAGCGACTTGGCCTGGCTGGATCCACCCCCGTCCGGCGCGCTGGCGCAGGGACGCGAGTTGCTGGCCGCACTGGGTGCACTCGATGCCGACGGTCGCATCACAAGGCTGGGCCGGCAGATGCTCGCACTTGGCGCCGCGCCGCGACTGGCTGCGGCCGCCCTGCGCGCACCGGAGGAACGTCGCGCCCTGGTCGCCGACCTGCTGGCGTTGACCGAGGCACGCTCGCCGCTGCGCGGCGAACAGTCGCGTACCGACGACTTCCGCGTGCGCGTCGGCGCCCTGCACGTGTGGCGCGATCGCCGCGGCGGCGGCAGCCATGCCGGCGCCGATGCCGGGGCGCTGGCGGCGATCGAGCAGGCCGCCAAGGGCTGGCGTCGCCGGCTGGACCTGCGCACCGCCGCCAGCGGCGTGCCGGACAGCCACGCGGTCGGCGACCTGCTGGTGCACGCATATCCCGACCGCATCGCCTACCGTGATGCCAACAACCCGCTGCGCTACACCCTGGCCAACGGCCGCGGCGTGCGCCTGCACGAGCAGACCGCCCTGCTCGGCGAGCCCTGGCTGGTGGTGCTGGACCTGCGCCACGAGGCGCGCGACAGCCTGGTGCTGGCCGCCGCGCCGCTGGACCCGCGCACGCTCGAGGCCGAGTTCCCGCAAGGCTTCGCGCGCGAGCGCGTGCTGCGCTGGAACGAGGCGCGCGGCGCGGTGGAGGCGTTCGAGGAACGCCGCTTCGGGGCCATCGTGATGGAGCGCCGCAGCGTGCCGGTGCAACCGGCCGATGCGCTGCCGGCACTGCTCGCCGCGGTGCGCAGCCGCGGACTGGAGGTCCTGCCGTGGAGCGATGCGGCACGCCGCCTGCGCCTGCGCATCCAGGCGTTGCGCGGATGGATGCCCGAGCTCGACCTGCCGGACGTCTCCGACGCCGCGCTGCTGGCCACACTGGAGGACTGGCTGGCGCCTTATCTCGCGGGCAAGCGCGGCCTCGATGCGCTGGGCGCGGACGACCTGTCGCAGGCGCTCGCCGCGATGCTCGACTACGGCCAGCGCCAGCAGCTCGACGCGCAGGCGCCGGACCAGTGGCTGGCGCCCAGCGGTCAGCATCGCCGGCTCGAATACGCACCGGACGAGCCACCGGTGCTGGCGGTGAAACTGCAGGAGCTGTTCGGCCTGGCCGACACGCCGCGGGTCGGCGGCGGCCGCGTGCCGGTGACCCTGCACCTGCTGTCGCCGGCCGGCCGGCCGATCCAGATGACGCAGGACCTCAAGGGTTTCTGG is part of the Dyella thiooxydans genome and harbors:
- the hrpB gene encoding ATP-dependent helicase HrpB, with translation MTATPADFPITPLLPDIRASLAAHPRLVLEAPPGAGKTTQVPLALLDAPWLERRKILMLEPRRIAARAAAQFMAQQLGEPVGQTVGYSIRFESRTSVATRIEVVTEGILTRLIQDDPELTGIGAILFDEFHERHLAGDLGAALALDVQGTLRPDLRLLVMSATLDGERVAQWLDAPRISSPGRSFPVRIEHPPARAQETLEQHLARTVRQALAENDGDVLVFLPGRREIARAQTVLGNTLDEAIELVPLHGELSLAEQQLALGTGEPGTRRVVLATNVAESSVTLPGIRAVVDSGLAREPRFDPNSGFTRLETVTISQASADQRAGRAGRVAEGTAYRLWPQSRRLEPSRTAEIAQAELSALALELAAWGITAGSGSDLAWLDPPPSGALAQGRELLAALGALDADGRITRLGRQMLALGAAPRLAAAALRAPEERRALVADLLALTEARSPLRGEQSRTDDFRVRVGALHVWRDRRGGGSHAGADAGALAAIEQAAKGWRRRLDLRTAASGVPDSHAVGDLLVHAYPDRIAYRDANNPLRYTLANGRGVRLHEQTALLGEPWLVVLDLRHEARDSLVLAAAPLDPRTLEAEFPQGFARERVLRWNEARGAVEAFEERRFGAIVMERRSVPVQPADALPALLAAVRSRGLEVLPWSDAARRLRLRIQALRGWMPELDLPDVSDAALLATLEDWLAPYLAGKRGLDALGADDLSQALAAMLDYGQRQQLDAQAPDQWLAPSGQHRRLEYAPDEPPVLAVKLQELFGLADTPRVGGGRVPVTLHLLSPAGRPIQMTQDLKGFWERTYPEVKKELKGRYPRHPWPDDPWTATPTHRAKPRGT